One Glandiceps talaboti chromosome 20, keGlaTala1.1, whole genome shotgun sequence genomic region harbors:
- the LOC144450742 gene encoding kelch-like protein 26: MSATKDPAITYTTTILQNLRQLRNENLLNDVTLVADGQYMDCHRIVLAACSDFFKAMFTTGMKECNQSVIQLKGVSATGLQVVLESMYSGEIDLDLEHLDEVIATASYLQVLPVIDVIKSSITLTSCVCVYQFSKLYELQGLERASFVFIRQNLGNSEVQKRIKNLEYTDIHKLLQDNQIEGCTETELYQIASSWLNVDETRREFARELLSVIRFPLMNPDDILKLNKTDLENWGCLSFLEEATTYQTQTYNVHECQSPRTKLRSTNQRLVLLGGCTRPYPMAKVLAYRGRDQVTQLQDMHKGVCYHGTTVMDNFLYSVGGRDATYKVSKRTCRYDPVRDEWLELDKTNVPRSDFWLGNVRGKLYAVGGRNGDSHTDTVECYVPSENRWKLVASLPDPLIGHTGCAYDGCLYISGGITPRKGFMNSILRYEPRTDMWTEFSSMSCPRAFHSMCNLGNKLYVIGGCNKTSNLKSVECICPTEKSWTRVSSLTHAHRKTLATVVDGRILVVGGYTSSNSEITGIIAEYNTATDTWTEIDQLRLTLEGVAGCSMLLPNCEVGNMRHNSKL; the protein is encoded by the coding sequence ATGTCGGCAACGAAAGACCCGGCGATTACCTACACGACTACGATTCTCCAAAATCTCCGTCAGTTACGAAACGAAAACTTACTGAACGACGTCACACTAGTAGCCGACGGACAATACATGGACTGTCATCGCATCGTTCTTGCCGCCTGTAGCGATTTCTTCAAAGCGATGTTTACAACAGGAATGAAGGAATGTAACCAGTCTGTTATTCAGTTGAAAGGTGTCTCTGCAACGGGTTTGCAGGTTGTCCTAGAAAGCATGTATTCCGGAGAAATAGATCTAGATTTAGAACATCTAGATGAAGTCATAGCAACGGCGTCATATCTTCAAGTGCTACCTGTTATTGACGTCATCAAGTCTTCGATTACGTTGACCAGTTGTGTATGTGTCTACCAGTTCAGTAAATTGTACGAACTTCAGGGGCTGGAGAGagcttcttttgtttttatcagacAGAATCTTGGAAATTCAGAAGTACAGAAACGTATCAAGAATTTGGAATATACAGACATTCATAAACTATTGCAAGACAATCAGATTGAAGGTTGCACTGAGACGGAGCTCTATCAAATCGCGAGTTCCTGGCTCAACGTAGACGAGACTCGACGAGAGTTTGCGCGTGAGTTACTGAGTGTCATACGGTTTCCCCTTATGAATCCCGATGACATCCTGAAGCTAAATAAAACTGATCTGGAAAACTGGGGATGTCTGTCTTTTTTAGAAGAAGCGACAACATatcagacacagacatacaatgTTCATGAATGTCAATCACCGAGAACAAAATTGCGATCGACCAATCAGAGACTTGTTTTGCTTGGTGGGTGTACCAGACCCTATCCAATGGCAAAAGTGTTAGCCTATCGCGGGAGAGATCAAGTGACCCAGTTACAGGACATGCACAAAGGTGTATGCTACCATGGTACCACGGTTATGGATAATTTCCTGTACTCTGTGGGAGGACGGGATGCCACATACAAAGTATCAAAAAGAACTTGTCGCTATGATCCCGTCAGAGATGAGTGGCTCGAACTCGATAAAACTAATGTGCCTCGCTCAGACTTTTGGTTGGGAAATGTTCGCGGTAAGCTTTATGCTGTTGGAGGGCGCAATGGTGATAGCCACACTGACACGGTCGAATGTTATGTTCCAAGTGAAAATAGATGGAAACTTGTAGCATCTTTGCCGGACCCCCTAATTGGACACACTGGGTGCGCGTATGATGGATGTCTGTACATCAGCGGTGGAATTACACCGAGGAAGGGCTTCATGAATTCTATTTTGCGTTACGAACCGAGAACTGACATGTGGACTGAATTCAGCTCCATGAGTTGTCCCAGAGCATTTCACAGCATGTGTAACCTTGGCAACAAACTTTACGTGATTGGGGGCTGCAACAAGACATCCAACTTGAAGTCAGTGGAATGCATATGTCCGACAGAGAAATCGTGGACACGCGTATCTTCGCTAACACATGCACATCGAAAGACCTTAGCCACGGTGGTCGATGGACGAATTCTTGTCGTTGGTGGATACACGTCATCGAACAGTGAAATAACCGGGATTATTGCAGAATACAACACGGCAACAGATACGTGGACAGAAATTGACCAATTGCGTCTGACGTTAGAGGGGGTTGCAGGCTGTTCGATGCTCCTACCTAACTGTGAAGTGGGAAACATGCGTCACAACAGCAAGTTGTAG
- the LOC144450780 gene encoding DBH-like monooxygenase protein 1 homolog, producing the protein MSPMFTLITALLTTAFITDLSTSTPVPSLDDFTHNTVLDGNEAYHLYWKFDDKKIIFEVHVRTTGWVGLGFSPNGGMPGSDMIMGWVLDNGDVKFTDRHATRNAEPEIDEQNDYTLLLGKEEDDYTVLKFERQLDTCDDNNDWLISGDTVRVLWAYHSEDPGDGKPIPKHESRGVKSIRFLYIAADVNPDPEADVLTFDLLNDNYLIPEKDTTYMCLGFKLPDLDKKHHMIAFEPVIQQGNEAVVHHILGYRCRYPINETAFHNTRFECQPGGMYGCTSIVIGWAIGGGTFYFPEHAGFSLGMDGDPTFLLLAIHYDNQKGLTDMYDSSGIRIHYTPKLRQYDVGLLTVGQSVDNTHIIPPGASEFSTCGHCIGNITSEGFVDPITNELTNISVFGAMVHTHLLGKRLSVVQVGQDGKELATIFKDDYYDFNYQEINKLTDEIVLKPGDGLITTCVYDSSKRDKITYGGDGTQQEMCLAFLYVYPRVLMDMCLTWTIREEIARVIGIEEFQYNYVTLPAKWINMTLYEVLDTIEWNDQLIADFQFANEKGMQYSFAYGGALPNVWKKSLPHYPIEITDPLPPNVRDCEVELDVGAASTTMYHFTHVAITAVLVILNVSL; encoded by the exons ATGTCGCCGATGTTTACCTTGATAACTGCACTACTAACAACAGCTTTCATAACTGATTTGTCTACATCGACACCAGTCCCATCCTTAGATGATTTCACACATAACACTGTTCTTGATGGCAATGAAGCTTACCATTTATACTGGAAATTTGATGATAAGAAAATAATCTTCGAGGTTCACGTTAGAACTACGGGCTGGGTCGGATTGGGGTTTTCGCCAAATGGCGGTATGCCAGGCTCTGATATGATTATGGGATGGGTACTGGACAATGGTGATGTTAAGTTCACG GATCGCCACGCAACAAGAAATGCTGAACCAGAAATAGACGAACAGAATGATTACACGTTACTTCTAGGAAAGGAGGAAGATGACTACACAGTATTAAAATTTGAAAGACAATTGGATACGTGTGATGACAACAACGATTGGCTGATATCG GGAGATACTGTTCGTGTGCTATGGGCATATCATTCAGAGGACCCAGGAGACGGTAAACCCATCCCCAAACATGAATCACGTGGAGTGAAAAGCATTCGTTTTCTGTATATCGCTGCTGATGTCAACCCTGACCCTGAAGCTGATGTATTGACCTTCGATCTTTTAAATGACAAT TATCTGATTCCTGAGAAAGACACAACATATATGTGTCTTGGTTTCAAGCTACCAGACTTAGACAAGAAGCATCATATGATTGCG TTTGAACCTGTCATCCAACAAGGCAACGAGGCTGTTGTTCATCATATCCTTGGTTACCGATGCCGATATCCAATCAACGAAACAGCATTTCACAATACGCGGTTTGAGTGTCAACCCGGGGGAATGTATGGCTGTACTTCTATCGTTATCGGATGGGCGATTGGCGGCGGA aCTTTCTACTTTCCTGAGCATGCTGGTTTTTCCTTGGGAATGGATGGTGATCCGACATTCCTGTTGCTTGCAATCCATTACGATAATCAGAAAGGATTAACAG ATATGTACGACAGTTCTGGCATTCGTATCCATTACACCCCGAAACTGCGCCAATATGATGTTGGCCTGCTGACTGTGGGTCAAAGTGTTGATAATACACATATCATACCCCCTGGGGCTTCTGAATTTTCGACCTGTGGTCATTGTATCGGAAATATTACTAGTGAG GGTTTCGTTGATCCGATAACCAATGAACTGACCAATATAAGTGTATTTGGAGCAATGGTACACACCCATTTACTCGGAAAAAGACTAAGTGTTGTTCAAGTTGGTCAAGACGGCAAAGAACTTGCTACTATATTCAAAGATGATTATTATGATTTCAACTatcaagaaataaataaactaactGATGAAATAGTGCTGAAACCG GGAGACGGACTCATCACGACGTGTGTTTATGACTCTTCAAAGAGGGACAAGATTACCTAT GGTGGAGATGGTACACAACAAGAAATGTGTCTGGCTTTTCTGTATGTATATCCACGAGTTCTTATGGATATGTGCCTCACATGGACTATTAGGGAAGAAATAGCTCGTGTAATTGGGATTGAGGAGTTTCA ATACAATTACGTCACATTGCCAGCTAAGTGGATTAATATGACTCTGTATGAAGTATTAGACACAATTGAGTGGAATGATCAGCTTATTGCTGATTTCCAATTTGCCAATGAAAAGGGGATGCAATATTCCTTTGCGTATGGTGGAGCTCTGCCAAATGTATGGAAG aAATCCTTACCACATTATCCAATTGAAATAACCGACCCGCTTCCACCAAACGTGCGTGACTGTGAAGTGGAGCTCGACGTCGGAGCTGCTTCTACGACAATGTACCATTTTACTCACGTTGCTATAACTGCTGTGCTGGTCATTCTAAACGTGTCGTTGTAA